In Deinococcus terrestris, one DNA window encodes the following:
- a CDS encoding WD40 repeat domain-containing protein, whose translation MTPAPGRPRPTRLQRVLMVLLTPLLIFNLFGIARAVWESRPVQTWRAQETGLPVYLRGGGLYEGLDHAAQSPDGRWVAIGGTREDGESFTARVALWEAATMERRWTTDLPTEDFRSVNALVWSPDSRTVWIHDTEGRVTALDAAGGQVQGEWRSFEYQPCVFAALPQGLLLTDAAGPGRDLPVRLTLRRWSDGAVVWRVPFECWWEAGGSVDAAGRTLAYSPRRGEVALYDLRTRQPRPERFRFGGEEGPYSLGLTPDGTRLAAGWREGTLTVWDVATGRQVWRTRPHRGLVRALAWNPAGTALASAAFHGCGGWRSECVVVTRAAPDGPQSRVVWWQRYDVPDTVQWLGPDRLLLGQEEGSRVVAVPGK comes from the coding sequence ATGACCCCCGCGCCCGGCCGCCCCCGCCCTACCCGGCTTCAGCGCGTGCTGATGGTGTTGCTGACTCCTCTGCTGATCTTCAACCTGTTCGGGATCGCCCGCGCCGTGTGGGAGTCCCGGCCCGTGCAGACGTGGCGGGCGCAGGAAACCGGGCTGCCCGTCTATCTGCGGGGCGGCGGCCTCTACGAGGGCCTGGACCACGCCGCGCAGTCCCCCGACGGCCGCTGGGTGGCGATTGGCGGCACCCGCGAGGACGGCGAGAGCTTCACCGCGCGGGTGGCCCTGTGGGAGGCCGCCACGATGGAGCGGCGCTGGACCACCGACCTGCCCACCGAGGACTTCCGCAGCGTGAACGCCTTGGTCTGGTCCCCCGACAGCCGCACGGTCTGGATTCACGACACCGAGGGCCGGGTCACTGCGCTGGACGCGGCCGGGGGACAGGTGCAGGGCGAGTGGCGCTCCTTTGAATACCAGCCGTGCGTGTTCGCCGCCCTGCCGCAGGGCCTGCTCCTGACCGATGCGGCAGGACCGGGGCGCGACCTGCCGGTCCGCCTCACCCTGCGGCGCTGGTCGGACGGGGCGGTGGTGTGGCGGGTGCCCTTCGAATGCTGGTGGGAGGCGGGGGGCAGCGTGGACGCCGCTGGAAGGACGCTCGCCTACAGCCCCCGGCGCGGCGAGGTCGCCCTCTACGACCTGCGGACGCGCCAGCCCCGCCCCGAACGCTTCCGCTTCGGCGGCGAGGAAGGCCCCTACAGCCTCGGCCTCACGCCAGACGGGACGCGGTTGGCTGCCGGATGGAGGGAGGGAACCCTGACCGTCTGGGACGTGGCGACCGGGCGGCAAGTCTGGCGAACCCGGCCCCACCGGGGACTGGTGCGGGCGCTCGCCTGGAACCCGGCGGGGACGGCGCTGGCCTCCGCCGCTTTTCACGGGTGCGGCGGCTGGCGCAGCGAATGTGTGGTGGTGACCCGCGCGGCCCCGGACGGCCCGCAGAGCCGGGTGGTCTGGTGGCAGCGCTACGACGTGCCCGACACCGTGCAGTGGCTCGGCCCGGACCGCTTGCTGCTGGGCCAGGAGGAGGGGTCGCGGGTGGTGGCGGTGCCGGGGAAGTGA
- the zwf gene encoding glucose-6-phosphate dehydrogenase: protein MSAAPNPQAPGTDGPGADGQNPFRAAMRRNRAPEPATLVIFGATGDLARRKLLPAVFGLWQDGLLGSAFNIVGVGRQEMTDDQFKDYALEALQSSKETDAPQPGALEKFRELLYYEYGDFGGDEVYDLVRQELDRAQDAHGGRKNALFYLSTPPSLFEPISNGLGRLGLADESEGWRRLVIEKPFGRDLDSARELNGTIHRVWDESQVYRIDHYLGKETVQNLMAIRFGNAIFEPLWNRAMIDHVQITAAEDLGLEGRAGYYEEAGVIRDMLQNHLLQLFALTAMEPPVAFDAGAIRDEKVKVLRAVRPIPAERVPEVAVRGQYGPGTLYGEAVPGYREEPGVKEGSPTPTYVAVKLEVDNWRWQGVPFFLRTGKRLPKKVTEIAVVFKRPPLGMFPGGLERNVLAFRIQPDEGVSLKFSSKSPGQEMVLREVVMDFRYDAFGAQLESPYSRLLLDAMLGDATLFPREDEVDCAWQIVSGLLETAEGTPPQDFPNYPAGTWGPEAADELIGPDRRWRRL, encoded by the coding sequence GTGAGCGCAGCCCCGAACCCGCAGGCCCCCGGCACAGACGGCCCCGGGGCAGATGGGCAGAACCCCTTCCGGGCCGCCATGCGCCGCAACCGCGCCCCCGAACCCGCCACGCTGGTGATCTTCGGCGCGACCGGCGACCTTGCCCGGCGCAAGCTGCTGCCCGCCGTGTTCGGGCTGTGGCAAGACGGGCTGCTGGGGAGTGCCTTCAACATCGTCGGGGTGGGCCGTCAGGAAATGACGGACGATCAGTTCAAGGACTACGCGCTCGAGGCCCTCCAGAGCAGCAAGGAAACGGATGCCCCGCAGCCCGGCGCCCTGGAGAAGTTCCGCGAGCTGCTGTACTACGAGTACGGCGACTTCGGCGGCGATGAGGTGTATGACCTCGTGCGGCAGGAACTCGACCGGGCGCAGGACGCCCACGGCGGGCGCAAGAATGCCCTCTTCTACCTCTCCACGCCGCCGAGCCTCTTCGAACCGATCTCGAATGGCCTGGGGCGGCTGGGCCTCGCGGACGAGTCGGAGGGCTGGCGACGGCTGGTGATCGAGAAGCCCTTCGGACGCGACCTCGATTCGGCCCGCGAGCTGAACGGGACGATTCACCGCGTCTGGGACGAGTCGCAGGTCTACCGCATCGACCACTATCTGGGCAAGGAGACGGTGCAGAACCTGATGGCGATCCGCTTCGGCAACGCGATTTTCGAGCCGCTGTGGAACCGTGCCATGATCGACCACGTGCAGATCACCGCCGCCGAGGACCTGGGGCTGGAGGGCCGCGCCGGGTACTACGAGGAAGCCGGGGTGATCCGCGACATGCTGCAAAACCACCTCCTGCAACTGTTCGCGCTCACCGCGATGGAGCCGCCCGTCGCCTTTGATGCGGGCGCCATCCGCGACGAGAAGGTCAAGGTGCTGCGGGCGGTGCGGCCCATCCCGGCCGAGCGCGTGCCGGAGGTCGCCGTGCGCGGCCAGTACGGCCCCGGCACCCTCTACGGCGAGGCCGTGCCCGGCTACCGCGAGGAACCCGGCGTGAAGGAAGGCAGCCCCACGCCGACCTACGTGGCGGTCAAGCTGGAGGTCGACAACTGGCGCTGGCAGGGGGTGCCCTTCTTCCTGCGGACGGGCAAACGGCTGCCAAAAAAGGTCACCGAGATCGCCGTGGTCTTCAAGCGCCCGCCGCTGGGCATGTTCCCCGGCGGGCTGGAGCGCAACGTGCTGGCCTTCCGCATCCAGCCCGACGAGGGGGTCAGCCTCAAGTTCTCCTCCAAGTCGCCGGGGCAGGAGATGGTGCTGCGCGAGGTGGTCATGGACTTCCGCTACGACGCCTTTGGGGCACAACTCGAAAGCCCCTACTCCCGCTTGCTGCTCGACGCGATGCTGGGCGACGCCACCCTCTTTCCCCGCGAGGACGAGGTGGACTGCGCGTGGCAGATCGTCTCGGGCCTGCTGGAGACTGCCGAGGGCACGCCCCCGCAGGACTTCCCCAACTACCCCGCCGGAACCTGGGGGCCGGAGGCCGCCGACGAGCTGATCGGCCCGGACCGGCGCTGGAGGCGGCTGTGA
- a CDS encoding SRPBCC family protein has translation MAEDIHIRQSIVVRARPDVLYRLALEPRRRVRWDPNLARAEYEGGESTRLGNNVRVRFKFSRRLFGLSFTAKYGQLQAPLRGGWESVRHVGPFERLTQSWTFKAMPGGTEVTLGMNGKIRYRWVQKPVERLMHNLVISTLTALQRQVDAPGAQLMEDMGREMQRKQKEEQKAAKEAAKAARRRK, from the coding sequence ATGGCCGAGGACATCCACATCAGGCAGAGCATCGTGGTCAGGGCGCGTCCGGACGTGCTGTACCGCCTCGCGCTGGAGCCCCGGCGCCGCGTCCGGTGGGACCCCAACCTCGCGCGGGCCGAGTACGAGGGCGGCGAGAGCACCCGGCTCGGCAACAACGTCCGGGTGCGCTTCAAGTTCTCGCGGCGGCTGTTCGGCCTGAGCTTCACGGCCAAGTACGGCCAGCTTCAGGCTCCGCTGCGCGGCGGCTGGGAGAGCGTGCGGCACGTCGGCCCCTTCGAGCGGCTGACGCAGAGCTGGACCTTCAAGGCGATGCCCGGCGGCACCGAAGTCACCCTGGGCATGAACGGCAAGATTCGCTACCGCTGGGTCCAGAAACCCGTCGAGCGGCTGATGCACAACCTCGTCATCAGCACCCTGACGGCGCTCCAGCGGCAGGTGGACGCCCCCGGCGCCCAACTCATGGAGGATATGGGCCGCGAGATGCAGCGCAAGCAAAAAGAGGAGCAGAAGGCCGCGAAGGAGGCCGCCAAAGCCGCGCGGCGGCGCAAGTAG
- the rnhA gene encoding ribonuclease HI, with protein MTRPGGKPHFKKSAAQKAQDAARDLLPIKAGIQPAVPVAGEQVDLYSDGACDTGAGHGGWATILRYKGQELVLSGNERDTTNNRMELRGLLEGLKTLKRPCQVRVVTDSQYLRKAFTDGWILKWQRNGWKTAGGDPVKNKDLWEELIAQAQTHALTFVWVKGHEGHDENERVDKLAVQERKKLRAG; from the coding sequence ATGACGCGCCCCGGCGGGAAGCCGCACTTCAAGAAGTCCGCCGCCCAGAAGGCGCAGGATGCGGCCCGCGACCTCCTCCCCATCAAGGCGGGTATTCAGCCTGCGGTCCCGGTGGCGGGCGAGCAGGTGGACCTCTACAGCGACGGGGCCTGCGATACCGGGGCCGGGCACGGCGGCTGGGCGACCATCCTGCGCTACAAGGGGCAGGAACTCGTCCTGAGCGGCAACGAGCGCGACACCACCAACAACCGCATGGAGCTGCGCGGGCTGCTGGAGGGATTGAAGACCCTCAAACGGCCCTGTCAGGTGCGGGTGGTCACCGACAGCCAGTATCTGCGCAAGGCCTTTACCGACGGCTGGATTCTGAAGTGGCAGCGCAACGGCTGGAAGACGGCGGGCGGCGACCCGGTGAAGAACAAGGACCTCTGGGAGGAGCTGATCGCGCAGGCGCAGACGCACGCGCTGACCTTCGTGTGGGTCAAGGGCCACGAGGGCCACGACGAGAACGAGCGGGTGGACAAACTCGCCGTGCAGGAGCGCAAGAAGCTGCGGGCCGGGTGA
- the gnd gene encoding phosphogluconate dehydrogenase (NAD(+)-dependent, decarboxylating): MKLGMIGLGKMGGNMVLRLVQGGCEVVGYDRSEESVALIEQGGAQGARTMDELIAALGDSGQRAVWVMVPAGEITQAVIDDLAGRLAPGDIVIDGGNSNFKDTMRRAGSLAEKGIYMVDVGTSGGIWGLKEGYAMMVGGPEEAVERLRPFLEVLAPAPDKGWGRMGPSGSGHYVKMVHNGIEYGMMQAYAEGFELLHAREDYGLDMAQIAELWRHGSVIRSWLLDLTAEALANEADFSQLSDYVADSGEGRWTVIDSIELGIPTPVITLATQMRFRSQQEVSYAGQMLSAMRRAFGGHAVKILESTRQEAVVPEVQPGEHPAAAAPQNIPVEAAQPVSGGEEAQQLGETGQTRVTGDGA; this comes from the coding sequence ATGAAACTCGGAATGATTGGGTTGGGCAAGATGGGCGGGAACATGGTGCTGCGCCTCGTGCAGGGCGGCTGCGAGGTCGTGGGCTACGACCGCAGCGAGGAAAGCGTCGCCCTGATCGAGCAGGGCGGGGCACAGGGAGCCCGCACGATGGACGAGCTGATCGCCGCGCTGGGCGACTCCGGCCAGCGGGCCGTGTGGGTGATGGTGCCCGCCGGGGAGATCACCCAGGCGGTCATTGACGACCTCGCGGGGAGGCTCGCGCCCGGTGACATCGTGATCGACGGGGGCAACTCCAACTTCAAGGACACCATGCGGCGGGCGGGGTCGCTCGCGGAAAAGGGCATTTACATGGTGGATGTGGGCACCTCGGGCGGCATCTGGGGCCTGAAGGAAGGCTACGCGATGATGGTGGGCGGCCCCGAGGAAGCGGTGGAGCGGCTGCGCCCCTTCCTGGAAGTGCTGGCGCCCGCGCCCGACAAGGGCTGGGGCCGCATGGGGCCGTCTGGATCGGGGCACTACGTCAAGATGGTCCACAACGGCATCGAGTACGGGATGATGCAGGCCTACGCCGAGGGCTTCGAGCTGCTGCACGCCCGCGAGGACTACGGGCTGGACATGGCGCAGATCGCCGAACTGTGGCGGCACGGCTCGGTCATCCGCTCGTGGCTGCTCGACCTGACCGCCGAGGCGCTCGCCAACGAAGCCGACTTCTCGCAACTCTCCGACTACGTGGCCGACTCGGGCGAGGGGCGCTGGACGGTGATCGACTCCATCGAACTCGGGATTCCCACCCCGGTCATCACGCTGGCGACCCAGATGCGCTTCCGCTCGCAGCAGGAGGTCAGCTACGCCGGGCAGATGCTCTCGGCGATGCGGCGGGCCTTTGGCGGGCACGCGGTCAAGATTCTGGAGTCCACCCGGCAGGAGGCCGTGGTGCCCGAGGTGCAGCCCGGCGAGCATCCGGCGGCGGCGGCTCCGCAGAACATTCCAGTGGAGGCCGCGCAGCCCGTCTCGGGCGGGGAGGAAGCGCAGCAGCTCGGCGAAACGGGTCAGACCCGCGTGACGGGGGACGGCGCGTGA
- a CDS encoding DUF4870 domain-containing protein has translation MTLPDPRLSPSAPAPRGDPTVIPEPERTPALLLHLSPLLGLVLPGVGNVLGPLAAWLGYRDRSAVLDAQGKEVVNFQISVWLYSLLAGLLFFGLFSLGLIGGAAGAAAGSPDVGAFALFGSLAAFFAFFIPASLVLWAFPLVVMLLAVIRVNQGRTYRYPLTLRLIR, from the coding sequence ATGACCCTGCCCGACCCGCGCCTCTCCCCTTCCGCGCCCGCGCCGCGTGGCGACCCCACGGTCATTCCCGAGCCCGAGCGTACGCCCGCGCTGCTGCTGCACCTCTCGCCGCTGCTGGGGCTGGTGCTACCGGGCGTAGGCAACGTGCTGGGGCCGCTCGCCGCCTGGCTGGGGTACCGCGACCGCTCAGCGGTGCTGGACGCGCAGGGCAAGGAGGTCGTCAACTTCCAGATCAGCGTGTGGCTGTACTCGCTGCTCGCGGGCCTGCTGTTTTTCGGCCTATTCAGCCTGGGACTGATCGGCGGCGCGGCGGGGGCAGCGGCGGGAAGCCCGGACGTGGGGGCCTTCGCACTGTTTGGCAGCCTCGCGGCGTTTTTCGCCTTTTTCATCCCCGCCAGCCTCGTGCTGTGGGCCTTTCCGCTGGTGGTGATGCTGCTCGCGGTAATCCGGGTGAACCAGGGCCGCACCTACCGCTACCCGCTGACCCTGCGGCTGATTCGCTGA
- a CDS encoding PIG-L deacetylase family protein, giving the protein MRLMAVFAHPDDEIGCIGTLARHAARGDEVLLVWTTLGELASQFGDAPHEEVTRIRQEHGAWVAQRIGARHHFFDMGDSRMTGGRSEALQLARLYARFRPNAVITWSDDHPHPDHRMTAKIAFDAVTLARIPKIINEEGGGAAMPPAPDLSGDEAVESGEDVARLEAWREPVRLYQYYAPASPYPEVFVDTSETFEVAADVAGYYRDFYKWAWSAEQFREGRAQAGRLAGVKYAERFNLRASHLRAREYLD; this is encoded by the coding sequence ATGCGACTCATGGCCGTCTTTGCCCACCCCGACGACGAGATCGGCTGCATCGGCACCCTCGCCAGGCACGCGGCGCGGGGCGACGAGGTGCTGCTGGTGTGGACCACCCTGGGCGAACTCGCCTCCCAGTTCGGGGACGCCCCGCACGAGGAGGTCACCCGCATCCGCCAGGAGCACGGGGCCTGGGTCGCGCAGAGGATCGGGGCGCGGCACCATTTTTTTGACATGGGCGACAGCCGCATGACGGGCGGGCGTTCCGAGGCCCTGCAACTCGCCCGCCTGTATGCCCGCTTCCGGCCCAACGCGGTCATCACCTGGAGCGACGACCACCCCCACCCGGACCACCGCATGACCGCCAAGATCGCCTTTGACGCCGTGACGCTGGCCCGCATTCCCAAGATCATTAACGAGGAAGGCGGCGGCGCGGCCATGCCCCCGGCCCCCGACCTCAGCGGCGACGAGGCCGTCGAGAGCGGCGAGGACGTGGCCCGGCTCGAAGCGTGGCGCGAACCCGTCCGGCTCTACCAGTACTACGCGCCCGCCTCGCCCTACCCCGAGGTCTTCGTGGACACCTCCGAGACTTTCGAGGTCGCGGCGGACGTGGCGGGGTACTACCGCGACTTCTACAAGTGGGCGTGGTCCGCCGAGCAGTTCCGCGAGGGCCGCGCCCAGGCCGGGCGGCTGGCGGGCGTGAAATACGCAGAACGCTTCAATTTGCGGGCGAGCCACTTGCGGGCGCGGGAGTACCTGGACTGA
- the yqeK gene encoding bis(5'-nucleosyl)-tetraphosphatase (symmetrical) YqeK has protein sequence MSVSWEDPWPEPLREAAPYRGRTLTDLAADVDALLAACGRTVIREHVPRVAGEAAALARRFGVDPGAAQTAALLHNLGGIVPREAMVPLSERLGLPVCPEERRVPLLLHAGLSVVIARRRYGVHDPAVLQAIRVHTTLHAQPTPLDLTVFLADKLEWDQGGVPPYGAELRRALDGGGLRAGARWMLAWMASPGARLLIPHPDLRAAWAAFDIQSPTSTPGEA, from the coding sequence GTGAGCGTGTCCTGGGAGGACCCCTGGCCGGAGCCGCTGCGGGAGGCCGCGCCGTACCGGGGCCGAACCCTGACCGACCTCGCCGCCGACGTGGACGCCCTGCTCGCGGCCTGCGGAAGGACAGTCATCCGCGAGCACGTCCCGCGCGTGGCTGGGGAAGCAGCAGCGCTGGCCCGGCGGTTCGGTGTTGATCCCGGTGCGGCGCAGACGGCGGCCCTGCTGCACAACCTCGGCGGGATCGTGCCCCGCGAGGCGATGGTGCCCCTGTCCGAGCGGCTGGGCCTACCCGTGTGCCCCGAGGAGCGGCGGGTGCCCCTGCTGCTGCACGCGGGCCTGAGCGTGGTGATCGCTCGGCGGCGCTACGGGGTCCACGACCCGGCGGTGCTTCAGGCCATTCGCGTCCACACCACCCTGCACGCGCAGCCCACGCCGCTGGACCTCACAGTCTTTCTGGCTGACAAGCTGGAATGGGATCAGGGCGGGGTGCCTCCCTACGGCGCGGAACTGCGGCGGGCGTTGGACGGCGGCGGGCTGCGGGCGGGAGCGCGGTGGATGCTGGCGTGGATGGCCTCGCCGGGAGCCCGGCTGCTGATTCCCCACCCCGACCTGCGGGCCGCGTGGGCGGCGTTTGACATTCAGTCGCCCACCTCTACCCCCGGCGAAGCGTGA
- a CDS encoding formate--tetrahydrofolate ligase: MTPSDLELARRVALRPLADVAAEMGLVPDDLDPYGRDVAKVRLPALERLRERPPGKYVVVTAVTPTPLGEGKTATAVGLVQGLARRGRRAVVALRQPSLGPTFGIKGGAAGAGHSQVLPMERLNLHLTGDFHAVTAAHNLLAAMVDNHLHQGNPLGLDPARVAWRRVLDVNDRALRNVVLGLGDAQDGVPRQGGFDITAASEVMVLLSLSTSLRDLRARLGRLVVGYTRDDQPVTAEQLGAAGAMAALLRDALAPNLLQTSEGTPALVHTGPFGNIATGSSSVLACQLGLHGADYLVTEAGFGADLGAERFFNVKCRVSGLTPDAAVVVATVRALKVHSGHYRITPGRPLPPALLEENPADVEAGLGNLRRHIGIVRGFGVPVVVAVNAFPGDHPSEHEAIVRAAREAGARVAVSHGVARGGEGALDLAQAVEEAAHEGGDFHFTYDLSDPLLAKLGAVATRVYGADGLDVSAPALRDLRRFEALGYGQLPVVIAKTHLSLSADPRQRGVPHGWRLPVREVRLAAGAGYVYAISGEMRTMPGLPAHPAAERVDLDENGEVVGLF, from the coding sequence ATGACTCCCAGCGATCTGGAGCTGGCCCGGCGGGTGGCCCTGCGGCCCCTCGCGGACGTGGCGGCGGAGATGGGCCTCGTCCCAGACGACCTCGACCCCTACGGGCGGGACGTGGCGAAGGTGCGCCTCCCGGCCCTGGAGCGGCTGCGCGAGCGGCCTCCCGGCAAGTACGTGGTCGTCACGGCGGTCACGCCCACTCCGCTGGGGGAGGGCAAGACGGCCACGGCGGTGGGGCTGGTGCAGGGGCTGGCCCGCAGGGGCCGCCGGGCGGTCGTGGCGCTGCGGCAACCCAGCCTGGGGCCGACCTTCGGGATCAAGGGGGGCGCGGCGGGGGCCGGGCACAGCCAGGTGCTGCCGATGGAACGGCTCAACCTGCACCTCACCGGGGACTTCCACGCGGTGACGGCGGCGCACAACCTGCTCGCGGCGATGGTGGACAACCACCTGCACCAGGGCAACCCGCTGGGCCTGGACCCCGCGCGGGTGGCGTGGCGGCGGGTGCTGGACGTGAACGACCGGGCGCTCAGGAACGTGGTGCTGGGCCTGGGCGACGCGCAGGACGGGGTGCCCCGGCAGGGCGGCTTCGACATCACGGCGGCGAGCGAGGTGATGGTGCTGCTCTCGCTTTCCACCTCGCTGCGGGACCTGCGGGCGCGGCTGGGGCGGCTGGTGGTGGGCTACACGCGGGACGACCAGCCGGTGACCGCCGAGCAGCTCGGCGCGGCGGGCGCGATGGCCGCCCTGCTGCGCGACGCGCTCGCGCCCAACCTCCTCCAGACCTCGGAGGGCACGCCCGCGCTGGTGCATACCGGCCCCTTCGGCAACATCGCCACCGGGAGTTCCAGCGTGCTCGCCTGCCAGCTCGGGCTGCACGGGGCCGATTACCTCGTCACCGAGGCGGGCTTCGGGGCCGACCTGGGGGCCGAGCGGTTCTTCAACGTGAAGTGCCGCGTCTCGGGCCTGACGCCCGACGCGGCGGTGGTCGTGGCGACCGTGCGGGCGCTCAAGGTCCATTCCGGGCACTACCGCATCACGCCGGGCCGCCCGCTGCCCCCCGCGCTGCTGGAGGAGAACCCGGCCGACGTGGAGGCCGGGCTGGGCAACCTGCGCCGTCACATCGGCATCGTGCGCGGCTTCGGGGTGCCGGTGGTGGTGGCGGTCAACGCCTTTCCCGGCGACCATCCCAGCGAACACGAGGCCATCGTGCGGGCGGCGCGGGAGGCGGGAGCGCGGGTGGCCGTGTCCCACGGGGTCGCGCGGGGGGGCGAGGGGGCGCTGGACCTGGCGCAGGCGGTGGAGGAAGCCGCCCACGAGGGGGGCGACTTCCACTTCACCTACGACCTCTCCGACCCGCTGCTCGCCAAGCTGGGGGCGGTCGCCACCCGCGTGTACGGGGCGGACGGCCTGGACGTGAGTGCCCCGGCCCTGCGCGACCTGCGGCGCTTTGAGGCGCTGGGGTACGGCCAGTTGCCGGTCGTGATCGCCAAGACGCACCTCAGCCTCTCCGCCGACCCCCGGCAGCGCGGGGTGCCGCACGGCTGGCGTCTCCCCGTGCGCGAGGTGCGGCTGGCGGCGGGCGCCGGTTACGTGTACGCGATCTCCGGCGAGATGCGGACCATGCCCGGCCTGCCCGCCCACCCCGCCGCCGAGCGGGTGGACCTCGACGAGAACGGCGAGGTCGTGGGACTGTTCTGA